The Leucobacter chromiiresistens nucleotide sequence CGACGCACTGGCACTACGCCCGGCGTCTCGCCGAGCGGTTCCCCGAGGTGCAGGTCGACGACCGGGTGCTGTTCGTCGACGAGGGCGCCGTGCTCACCTCGGCGGGCGCCGCCTCCGGAATCGACCTGTGCCTGCACCTGCTGCGCCGCGAGTCGGGCATGGCCGTGGCCAATCACGCCGCTCGCCGCCTCGTCGCCGCGCCCTATCGCAGCGGCGGTCAGGCGCAGTACCTGCCGCACAGCGTGCCGGAGTCGACGGGGGAGCGGTTCACCCAGACCCGCGAGTGGGCGCTGCGCCACCTCGGCGAGCCGCTGACCATCGCCCGGCTCGCGGAGCACGCGCGCGTCTCGGAGCGCACCTTCTCCCGGCGCTTCCTCGATGAGACCGGGTACACCCCGATGCAGTGGGTGATGCGCGCCCGCGTGGATCGCGCGCGCGAGCTGCTGGAGGAGACGGATCTCGGCATCGACACCATCTCGGCGGCCGTGGGGCTGGGATCGGCGACGAACCTGCGCCGGCACTTCAGGCAGGTGCTCGGCACGGCGCCGACGGCGTATCGGCGCACGTTCTCGCAGTCGTCGTAGCGCCCGGTCCGAGCGCCCCGAGCGGTGCGGTTCCGCCCGATCCGACGCTGGCGGTTTCCGTTCGAATGATGGCAATGCGGCCACTGGCGTGCGGGCGCGCGAGGGGCCACTCTGGAATGAGTCCACACTGCACCCCACCTCGAAGGAGATCGAAGAGCCCATGACCCGTCGGGTAGCCATCAACGGATTCGGACGCATCGGCCGGGGCGTACTGCGCGTCCTGCTGCAGGAGCGGAACGA carries:
- a CDS encoding GlxA family transcriptional regulator, producing MKRVAVVVLEGAKPMDVGIPAQVFTHRASMPYSVDVCGIRPGLIAGGDGLSYHVEHGLEALDEADLVFVPGYRFPDRDAAPRVLTEALGRAHARGAILAAISTGAFALAATGLLDGRRATTHWHYARRLAERFPEVQVDDRVLFVDEGAVLTSAGAASGIDLCLHLLRRESGMAVANHAARRLVAAPYRSGGQAQYLPHSVPESTGERFTQTREWALRHLGEPLTIARLAEHARVSERTFSRRFLDETGYTPMQWVMRARVDRARELLEETDLGIDTISAAVGLGSATNLRRHFRQVLGTAPTAYRRTFSQSS